One window from the genome of Pyrobaculum ferrireducens encodes:
- a CDS encoding DUF108 domain-containing protein → MCFSEAYTESPVLREWLERFGIRVRGDAEVYAVYGRDRDVLRALREVDRVVVGVSPPGVDARLAAFELRELSNLGGVECEVVEVAVYDVDRERCREAERTHGVRCVGDVDELVRAVEIVVEAASAQAVLEYACRVLEAGRHLVVASTGALSKLPRCGTGYVFAMSGGAGGVDVAASTGGRVRHVVRKAAAAGEDSGPAEELYWRYPQSLNTSMTYKLAGAGEVWVELRRDAPPGYIIHEVEHQWGRVQIRAENKAEGTTSYAAALSLYNTLKNAARLVKGGRVVVGTFAVL, encoded by the coding sequence ATGTGCTTCTCGGAGGCCTACACCGAGAGCCCCGTCTTGAGGGAGTGGCTGGAGAGGTTTGGGATTCGGGTTAGGGGCGACGCCGAGGTGTACGCGGTGTACGGCAGGGATAGGGATGTGTTGAGGGCTCTGCGGGAGGTGGACCGGGTCGTGGTGGGGGTCTCGCCTCCGGGCGTCGACGCGAGGCTGGCGGCGTTTGAGCTGAGGGAGCTGTCGAACCTCGGCGGCGTTGAGTGCGAGGTGGTGGAGGTGGCGGTTTACGACGTGGATAGGGAGAGGTGTAGAGAGGCTGAGAGGACGCACGGCGTTAGGTGCGTCGGGGATGTGGACGAGCTGGTTAGGGCTGTGGAGATTGTGGTGGAGGCCGCGAGCGCCCAGGCGGTGCTTGAATATGCGTGCAGGGTGCTGGAGGCGGGGAGGCACCTGGTGGTGGCCTCCACCGGCGCCCTTTCTAAACTCCCGAGGTGCGGCACCGGCTATGTATTTGCCATGTCCGGCGGCGCGGGGGGCGTGGACGTCGCGGCGTCCACCGGGGGGAGGGTGAGGCACGTGGTGCGTAAAGCCGCGGCGGCTGGCGAGGACAGCGGCCCCGCTGAGGAGCTGTATTGGAGGTACCCCCAGAGCCTCAACACCTCCATGACGTATAAGCTAGCCGGCGCCGGCGAGGTTTGGGTAGAGCTGAGGAGAGACGCGCCCCCCGGCTACATCATACACGAGGTGGAGCACCAGTGGGGCCGCGTCCAGATACGCGCGGAGAACAAGGCGGAGGGCACGACGAGCTACGCCGCCGCCCTCTCGCTGTACAACACGCTGAAAAACGCGGCGAGGCTCGTCAAGGGCGGCCGCGTCGTAGTGGGGACATTCGCCGTGCTGTAG